A portion of the Bacteroidales bacterium genome contains these proteins:
- a CDS encoding serine acetyltransferase: MKEDKFHDEIIKTAIEKLSLSESYKMVYMPQHGRSMPSVVILNEMVNKFREILFPGYFGHSSLNRNNYSYHLGVNVDEAFRLLSDQVFRGICFSCRQDQEFDYECGENEAMEKSTQLIAKLPEIRRLLATDVRAAYLGDPAANSEGEVIFSYPTIRAMTNHRIAHELYNLNVPLIPRIISEMAHSETGIDIHPGAKIDEFFAIDHGTGVVIGETAIIGKRVKIYQGVTLGAKSFPLDDQGNPIKGIPRHPVVEDDVIIYSNATILGRISIGKGSVIGGNIWVTKDLPPYSRITQQKPLDQSFSNGGGI; this comes from the coding sequence TGAAATCATAAAAACTGCTATTGAAAAGCTCTCACTCAGCGAATCATACAAAATGGTGTACATGCCGCAGCATGGGCGCAGTATGCCTTCGGTTGTTATTTTGAATGAGATGGTGAATAAATTCAGGGAAATATTATTTCCAGGTTATTTTGGTCATTCATCCCTCAACAGAAATAACTACTCCTATCACCTGGGAGTGAATGTGGATGAAGCTTTCAGGCTGTTGAGCGACCAGGTTTTCAGGGGAATATGTTTTTCGTGCCGGCAGGATCAGGAGTTCGACTATGAATGTGGGGAAAATGAAGCCATGGAAAAGTCAACACAATTGATAGCTAAACTTCCTGAAATCCGCCGGCTGTTAGCAACGGACGTGAGGGCAGCTTATCTTGGAGATCCCGCTGCCAACAGTGAAGGAGAGGTCATCTTCAGTTATCCTACCATTCGCGCCATGACCAATCATCGCATCGCCCACGAACTTTACAATCTGAACGTGCCGCTTATCCCCCGTATCATCTCCGAAATGGCACACTCCGAAACTGGTATTGATATTCACCCCGGCGCGAAGATTGATGAGTTTTTTGCCATTGACCACGGAACGGGCGTTGTCATCGGTGAAACAGCGATTATCGGGAAACGGGTCAAAATTTACCAGGGAGTGACCCTTGGAGCTAAAAGTTTCCCTTTAGACGACCAGGGTAATCCGATCAAAGGAATCCCCCGTCATCCTGTTGTTGAGGATGATGTAATAATTTATTCCAATGCTACAATTCTGGGAAGAATTTCTATTGGTAAAGGCTCGGTGATAGGAGGCAACATCTGGGTTACAAAAGATTTACCTCCATATTCAAGGATCACACAGCAAAAACCGTTGGATCAGTCGTTCAGCAATGGAGGAGGGATATAG